One region of Catenuloplanes indicus genomic DNA includes:
- a CDS encoding tyrosine-type recombinase/integrase: protein MGRRKPNGASSIYEGKDGYWHGRVTVGVKDNGQPDRRHVQGKTEAEVTKKVRKLERERENGTVRKAGQRWTVEKWLLHWLDNIAAPVVRVNTIDGYRVAVRKHLIPGLGAHRLDQLQPEHLEKLYARMLANGSAPATAHQSHRTIRTALNEAVRRGHLGRNPAALAKPPRLPDTEVEPFSIEEVQTILKVAAERRNSARWAVALALGLRQGEALGLKWPDVNLKAGTLTVRRALLRPKWGHGCNPKCDARIPGLCPNRVNLRPVSADTKSRAGRRTIGLPDALIKVLREHRETQKVERETAAQLWQDEDWVFSTRTGQRIHQATDYDEWKRLLKDAGVRDARLHDARHTAATALLVLGVSGRAVMGIMGWSNAAMQVRYQHLTDQVRRDIASRLNNLLWNSDE, encoded by the coding sequence ATGGGACGACGTAAGCCGAACGGCGCATCAAGCATCTACGAGGGCAAGGACGGCTACTGGCACGGCCGCGTGACGGTGGGCGTCAAGGACAACGGGCAACCCGACCGCCGACACGTCCAGGGCAAGACCGAGGCCGAGGTCACGAAGAAAGTCCGGAAGCTGGAGCGGGAGAGGGAGAACGGCACCGTCCGGAAGGCGGGGCAGCGCTGGACAGTGGAGAAGTGGCTCTTGCACTGGCTCGACAACATCGCCGCGCCGGTGGTCCGCGTCAACACGATCGACGGCTACCGCGTCGCCGTGCGAAAGCACCTAATTCCAGGGCTCGGCGCGCACCGGCTCGATCAGTTGCAGCCGGAGCACCTGGAGAAGCTGTACGCACGGATGCTGGCGAACGGCAGTGCGCCGGCTACCGCTCACCAGTCGCACCGCACGATCCGGACCGCACTGAACGAGGCGGTGCGCCGAGGTCACCTTGGGCGGAATCCGGCCGCTCTGGCGAAACCTCCGCGTCTGCCCGATACCGAGGTCGAGCCGTTCTCGATCGAGGAGGTGCAGACCATCCTCAAGGTCGCGGCAGAGCGACGGAACAGCGCGCGGTGGGCCGTAGCTCTCGCTCTCGGTCTCCGCCAGGGTGAAGCGCTCGGCTTGAAGTGGCCGGACGTGAATCTGAAGGCGGGCACCCTCACGGTTCGTCGCGCTCTGCTCCGGCCGAAATGGGGTCACGGATGCAACCCAAAGTGCGACGCACGGATTCCAGGGCTGTGCCCCAACCGGGTGAACCTCCGCCCGGTGTCCGCGGACACCAAGTCGCGCGCCGGCCGCCGCACGATCGGCCTCCCCGATGCACTGATCAAGGTCCTACGTGAGCACCGGGAGACCCAGAAGGTGGAGCGGGAGACAGCCGCACAACTCTGGCAAGACGAGGATTGGGTGTTCTCGACTCGGACCGGCCAGCGCATCCACCAAGCGACCGACTACGACGAGTGGAAGCGTCTTCTCAAAGACGCCGGAGTACGCGATGCCCGGCTGCATGACGCCCGCCACACAGCAGCAACGGCGCTCCTGGTTCTCGGCGTCTCCGGCCGTGCCGTGATGGGCATCATGGGCTGGTCCAACGCCGCGATGCAGGTCCGCTATCAGCACCTCACGGATCAGGTCCGCCGTGACATCGCCAGCCGACTCAACAACCTACTCTGGAACTCAGACGAGTAA
- a CDS encoding helix-turn-helix domain-containing protein: MQRIADDRVVLTIEEAAQRLGIGRTTMYALVMSGEIRSVTIGRLRRVPVRCLTEYVNSLLADDTAATAA, from the coding sequence GTGCAGCGCATCGCAGACGACCGCGTCGTACTGACCATCGAAGAGGCCGCCCAGCGACTCGGCATCGGCCGAACCACCATGTACGCGCTCGTCATGAGCGGAGAGATCCGGTCCGTCACAATCGGCCGTCTCCGCCGCGTTCCCGTCCGCTGCCTCACCGAGTACGTGAACAGCCTGCTCGCCGACGACACCGCCGCCACGGCCGCCTGA
- a CDS encoding cell division protein FtsK, whose protein sequence is MLAETDPEHTGHTATLTPEVLVGEVVMVDQPHARTDDEWLKELARQAAQRKPILPAWMLSGSDFRHTCRWIAAHYLHVSAYHAVRMPVYGTKLAFRSPRGLGRFIAGGTRWVLDLEGLPVRLAAVRREDAEQYLRLSRQRDGRVRLRTLIAASVAVLGVTGTFVLAVLAPSWAHWATLAGLVAAFGLGGARPDRPLVSRAVVPTHVQQLTSNQVTLALSVLGLAGINQAVSKLGDKAIGFPAPITRDGPGWRADVDLPPGVTATEVIERREKLAGALTRPLGCVWPEGNAEVHPGRLVLWVGDQDMSKARKPAWPLLKGGPIDLFKPQPYGTDQRGRWVNLTLMFIAMVIGSIPRMGKTFALREALLIAGLDPRAEIHAYDLKGTGDLSALGKIAHRYRAGEDDEDILYAVAAMRELRAELRRRARVIRDLPPDLCPENNVTPELATRRSLGLHPIVVGVDECQVWFEHPEYGAELEEICTDLVKRGPATGIVLILATQRPDAKSLPTPISANASTRFCLKVMGQMENDMVLGTSKYRNGVRATMFAWEDKGIGYFAGEGADARIVSTVFIDGPAANVLAEKARALRERAGRLTGHALGETPEVARTAGWHLLDDILSVVPVAELRVWNETVVARLAELRPDAYDGWAPEQLTAALKPYGIEVDQIGRRVGGKTVNRRGITRADIAAKVAERNRTKAAA, encoded by the coding sequence ATGCTCGCAGAGACCGACCCGGAACACACTGGCCACACGGCCACGCTCACCCCTGAGGTGCTGGTCGGTGAGGTGGTCATGGTCGACCAGCCGCATGCCCGTACCGATGATGAGTGGTTGAAGGAACTGGCGCGGCAGGCCGCGCAGCGCAAGCCGATCCTGCCCGCGTGGATGCTGTCGGGCTCGGACTTCCGGCACACGTGCCGCTGGATCGCGGCCCACTACCTGCACGTCTCCGCCTATCACGCGGTCCGCATGCCGGTCTACGGCACGAAACTCGCGTTCCGCTCACCGCGCGGTCTCGGAAGATTCATTGCCGGGGGTACGCGCTGGGTGCTCGATCTGGAGGGCCTGCCCGTTCGGCTCGCGGCGGTCCGGCGGGAGGACGCGGAGCAGTACCTCCGGCTGTCCCGGCAGCGTGACGGCCGCGTGCGTCTGCGGACGCTGATCGCGGCCTCGGTGGCGGTGCTCGGCGTGACAGGCACGTTCGTGCTCGCGGTGCTGGCGCCGAGCTGGGCGCACTGGGCGACGCTCGCGGGGCTGGTGGCCGCGTTCGGGCTCGGCGGGGCGCGACCGGATCGGCCGTTGGTGTCCCGCGCGGTCGTTCCGACGCATGTGCAACAGCTGACCTCGAATCAGGTCACGCTCGCGCTGTCCGTGCTCGGTCTGGCCGGGATCAACCAGGCGGTGTCGAAGCTGGGCGACAAGGCGATCGGGTTCCCGGCGCCGATCACCCGTGACGGACCGGGATGGCGCGCCGATGTCGATCTGCCGCCCGGCGTCACGGCGACCGAGGTGATCGAGCGGCGGGAGAAGCTGGCCGGCGCGCTCACTCGGCCGCTGGGCTGTGTCTGGCCGGAGGGCAACGCCGAGGTGCACCCCGGCCGGCTGGTCCTCTGGGTCGGGGACCAGGACATGTCGAAGGCGCGCAAGCCCGCGTGGCCACTGCTCAAGGGCGGGCCGATAGACCTTTTCAAGCCTCAGCCGTACGGGACGGATCAGCGCGGACGCTGGGTGAACCTGACGCTGATGTTCATCGCAATGGTCATCGGGTCGATCCCGCGCATGGGCAAGACGTTCGCCCTGCGGGAGGCGCTGCTCATCGCGGGTCTTGATCCGCGGGCGGAGATCCACGCGTACGACCTGAAGGGCACCGGAGACCTGTCCGCGCTCGGCAAGATCGCGCACCGGTACCGAGCCGGGGAGGACGACGAGGACATCCTCTACGCGGTGGCCGCGATGCGTGAGCTGCGGGCGGAGCTACGCCGGAGGGCGCGGGTGATCCGGGATCTGCCGCCGGATCTGTGCCCGGAGAACAACGTCACGCCGGAGCTGGCCACGCGGCGGTCACTCGGCCTGCATCCGATCGTGGTCGGGGTCGATGAGTGTCAGGTCTGGTTCGAGCACCCGGAGTACGGGGCCGAGCTGGAGGAGATCTGCACGGATCTGGTAAAGCGCGGACCAGCTACCGGGATCGTGCTGATCCTGGCGACGCAGCGGCCGGACGCGAAGAGCCTGCCGACCCCGATCTCCGCGAACGCGTCGACGCGGTTCTGCCTGAAGGTCATGGGGCAGATGGAGAACGACATGGTCCTCGGGACCAGCAAGTACCGCAACGGCGTCCGGGCGACCATGTTTGCGTGGGAGGACAAGGGGATCGGCTACTTCGCCGGTGAGGGCGCGGACGCGCGGATCGTGTCGACCGTGTTCATCGACGGGCCGGCCGCGAACGTCCTTGCCGAGAAGGCACGGGCGCTGCGGGAGCGCGCGGGGCGGCTGACCGGGCACGCGCTCGGGGAGACGCCGGAGGTCGCGCGGACGGCCGGCTGGCACCTGCTCGACGACATCCTGTCCGTGGTCCCGGTCGCGGAGCTGCGGGTGTGGAACGAGACCGTGGTGGCGAGGCTGGCGGAACTGCGGCCGGATGCCTACGACGGGTGGGCGCCGGAGCAACTGACGGCAGCGCTCAAGCCGTACGGGATCGAGGTCGACCAGATCGGCCGGCGCGTGGGCGGGAAGACCGTCAACCGGCGCGGCATCACCCGCGCGGACATCGCCGCGAAGGTTGCCGAGCGTAACCGCACGAAGGCCGCGGCCTAG
- a CDS encoding DNA cytosine methyltransferase, translating to MSSKRSSTGAGVAISLFSGAGGLDQGIEDAGYDVRAAVEHNADAATTMEKNFLSLPGPVIRSDILDVETSDILKAAGLRGRARPDLLVGGPPCTPFSKSGFWLEWKRKGLDPTASLLQAYTRVLREAQPRKFILENVYALTYNNVASRTAYERLLREIDEAGYDYTAKVLHAADYGVPQARPRLFVIGTQKGNSVPVHPEPSHGGSWERRSTGNVERPHVTSGEALDGLVCDPEPGEVVNGQYGKLLPDIPPGDNYLFYTAERNHPDPQFKWRSRFWSFLLKLDPAKPSPTIQAQPGPNIGPFHWDSRRLRVPEMKRLFTFPDSFEFVGKRASVQAQLGNSVPPLLARRVAEAVRDA from the coding sequence ATGAGTTCCAAGCGATCATCCACGGGTGCAGGTGTTGCGATCAGCTTGTTCTCAGGAGCTGGTGGCCTGGATCAGGGCATCGAAGATGCGGGTTATGACGTACGTGCCGCAGTTGAGCACAATGCTGATGCTGCTACTACGATGGAAAAGAACTTTCTGAGTCTGCCGGGCCCGGTCATTCGATCCGACATCTTGGACGTAGAGACGAGCGACATCCTGAAGGCGGCAGGCTTGCGGGGCCGCGCTCGTCCGGATCTCCTGGTAGGAGGGCCGCCCTGCACGCCCTTCAGTAAGAGCGGCTTCTGGCTGGAATGGAAGCGCAAGGGCCTCGATCCCACTGCAAGTCTTCTTCAGGCATACACAAGGGTTCTCCGCGAGGCGCAGCCGCGGAAGTTTATTCTCGAAAATGTGTATGCGTTAACTTATAATAATGTAGCCAGCCGAACGGCATATGAGCGCCTTCTTCGCGAAATCGACGAGGCTGGGTATGATTATACGGCGAAGGTCTTGCATGCGGCCGACTATGGGGTGCCTCAAGCGCGACCAAGGCTCTTCGTTATCGGAACTCAGAAGGGGAATTCTGTTCCGGTGCACCCCGAACCGAGCCACGGTGGCTCCTGGGAGAGGCGAAGTACCGGAAACGTTGAGCGGCCGCACGTGACCTCAGGTGAGGCGCTCGATGGGTTAGTCTGCGATCCCGAACCTGGCGAAGTGGTGAATGGTCAGTATGGCAAGCTGTTGCCTGACATTCCACCGGGTGACAACTACCTTTTCTATACGGCTGAGCGAAATCATCCAGACCCGCAATTCAAGTGGCGGTCTAGGTTTTGGTCGTTCTTGCTGAAGCTTGACCCGGCTAAGCCGTCTCCCACAATTCAGGCGCAACCGGGTCCAAATATCGGCCCATTTCACTGGGACAGTCGACGCCTTCGCGTGCCGGAGATGAAGAGGTTGTTCACTTTCCCTGATTCTTTCGAATTTGTGGGAAAGCGGGCTAGCGTTCAGGCGCAGCTTGGTAACAGTGTTCCGCCTCTACTTGCTCGTCGAGTAGCCGAAGCGGTCAGGGACGCTTGA
- a CDS encoding type II restriction endonuclease codes for MQQSGESPLEWLRRQCQSYTFDALGVYQAFGSDAKWPVQASSPEELTAVLAKNGHLLPLPKEPAALANVVEVSVTDFLEAQARSEDESIELIRGTERGYPDLELTGTRWGGKIFAVDIKVARRADTKDKARTQSRITLYTGNTYFKWEDLHWPGTFRPFSQYSGHFDIIFLYTLEVDSMHRVTDVEILVQEPWRIASKKRSSTTREYIGAVDLIADLRAGQGEFATEDEFYRFWRKFNFKTSAAVANQLQRLLEKERKGHSPS; via the coding sequence ATGCAGCAGTCTGGAGAGAGCCCCCTCGAGTGGCTTCGCCGCCAGTGCCAGAGCTACACATTCGATGCGCTTGGGGTGTATCAGGCGTTCGGATCAGATGCAAAGTGGCCGGTGCAGGCGTCAAGTCCTGAGGAGCTAACCGCGGTATTGGCCAAGAATGGGCATCTCCTGCCGCTTCCGAAGGAACCGGCAGCTCTCGCTAACGTGGTCGAGGTTAGCGTGACGGACTTTCTCGAAGCTCAAGCTCGAAGCGAAGACGAGTCTATTGAGCTAATACGAGGTACGGAGCGGGGCTATCCAGATCTCGAGCTAACCGGCACTCGCTGGGGAGGCAAGATATTCGCTGTCGATATCAAAGTTGCGCGCCGTGCCGACACGAAAGATAAGGCGCGAACTCAATCCCGGATTACTCTTTACACCGGAAATACCTACTTCAAGTGGGAAGATCTGCATTGGCCGGGTACTTTCCGACCTTTTTCGCAGTATTCCGGTCACTTCGACATAATTTTTCTCTATACGCTCGAGGTGGATTCAATGCATCGCGTAACGGATGTAGAGATTCTCGTTCAAGAGCCTTGGCGAATCGCCAGCAAGAAGCGATCCTCCACCACCCGTGAGTACATCGGCGCGGTGGATCTTATTGCGGATCTCAGGGCAGGGCAGGGAGAGTTCGCGACGGAGGATGAATTCTACCGGTTCTGGCGTAAGTTCAACTTCAAGACCTCGGCTGCGGTTGCCAATCAACTGCAGCGTCTTCTTGAGAAGGAGCGTAAGGGGCACTCGCCGTCGTGA